The Hirundo rustica isolate bHirRus1 chromosome 29, bHirRus1.pri.v3, whole genome shotgun sequence genome window below encodes:
- the EFNA1 gene encoding ephrin-A1 isoform X2 — protein sequence MGRPGVPLALLGLGLCWAALAERHTVFWNSSNPRFLWSDYTVEVRLNDYLDIICPHYEEGSVDPRAMERYTLYLVELEEYQACKPRSKEQIRWECDKPSALHGPEKFSEKFQRFTPFTLGKEFREGHSYYYISKPIHHHSEACLKLKVTVTGKGNDAAAHVLRSVGQNSAMRSSSRPFTFVSLLLPLLVLQGL from the exons ATGGGGCGGCCGGGGGtgcccctggccctgctggggctcGGGCTGTGCTGGGCGGCGCTGGCCGAGCGGCACACGGTGTTCTGGAACAGCTCCAACCCCCG GTTTCTGTGGAGTGACTACACGGTGGAGGTTCGTCTCAATGACTACCTGGACATTATCTGCCCCCACTACGAGGAGGGCAGCGTGGACCCCCGCGCCATGGAGCGCTACACCCTCTACCTGGTGGAGCTCGAGGAGTACCAGGCCTGCAAGCCCCGCTCCAAGGAGCAGATCCGCTGGGAATGCGACAAGCCCAGCGCCCTGCACGGCCCCGAGAAGTTCTCAGAGAAGTTCCAGCGCTTCACTCCCTTCACGCTGGGCAAGGAGTTCAGGGAGGGGCACAGCTACTACTACATCT CCAAGCCCATCCACCACCACAGCGAAGCCTGCCTGAAGCTGAAGGTGACGGTGACAGGCAAAGGCA ACGATGCAGCTGCACACGTGCTGAGGAGCGTGGGGCAGAACTCGGCCATGCGCAGCAGCAGCCGCCCCTTCACCTTCGtcagcctcctcctgcccctcttggtgctgcaggggctctga
- the EFNA3 gene encoding ephrin-A3 isoform X1 → MAAGLLPLLPLLLLLPGRGPPGALGNRHAVHWNSSNPHLRREGYTVQVNVNDYLDIYCPHYNASVPEHKLEQYVLYMVNAEGYRTCNTSQGFKRWECNRPHAPHSPIKFSEKFQRYSAFSLGYEFRAGQEYYYISTPTHNHRRACLKMKVFVCCASTSHSGEKLAPTLPQFTLRPEVKIEDLENFNPEMPKLEKSISGTSPKREHLPLAVAAALFLMTLLAS, encoded by the exons ATGGCGGCtgggctcctgcccctgctcccgctgctgctgctgctaccgGGCCGGGGGCCGCCGGGGGCCCTGGGCAACCGGCACGCCgtgcactggaacagctccaaCCCGCA CCTGCGGCGGGAGGGCTACACGGTGCAGGTGAATGTCAACGACTACCTGGACATCTACTGCCCGCACTACAACGCCTCGGTGCCCGAGCACAAGCTGGAGCAGTACGTGCTGTACATGGTGAACGCAGAGGGGTACCGCACCTGCAACACCAGCCAGGGCTTCAAGCGCTGGGAGTGCAACCGGCCCCACGCGCCCCACAGCCCCATCAAGTTCTCGGAGAAGTTCCAGCGCTACAGCGCCTTCTCACTGGGCTACGAGTTCCGCGCGGGGCAGGAGTACTACTACATAT CCACGCCAACACACAACCACCGCCGGGCCTGCCTGAAGATGAAGGTGTTTGTCTGCTGCGCCTCCA CGTCGCACTCCGGGGAGAAGCTGGCGCCCACCCTGCCCCAGTTCACCCTGCGGCCCGAGGTGAAGATCGAGGACCTGG AAAACTTCAACCCGGAGATGCCCAAGCTGGAGAAGAGCATCAGCGGCACCAGCCCCAAGCGGGAACACTTGCCCCTGGCCGTGGCCGCCGCGCTCTTCCTCATGACGCTGTTGGCCTCGTAG
- the EFNA1 gene encoding ephrin-A1 isoform X1 translates to MGRPGVPLALLGLGLCWAALAERHTVFWNSSNPRFLWSDYTVEVRLNDYLDIICPHYEEGSVDPRAMERYTLYLVELEEYQACKPRSKEQIRWECDKPSALHGPEKFSEKFQRFTPFTLGKEFREGHSYYYISKPIHHHSEACLKLKVTVTGKGTLAPPAPASTQKGRIQADDAAAHVLRSVGQNSAMRSSSRPFTFVSLLLPLLVLQGL, encoded by the exons ATGGGGCGGCCGGGGGtgcccctggccctgctggggctcGGGCTGTGCTGGGCGGCGCTGGCCGAGCGGCACACGGTGTTCTGGAACAGCTCCAACCCCCG GTTTCTGTGGAGTGACTACACGGTGGAGGTTCGTCTCAATGACTACCTGGACATTATCTGCCCCCACTACGAGGAGGGCAGCGTGGACCCCCGCGCCATGGAGCGCTACACCCTCTACCTGGTGGAGCTCGAGGAGTACCAGGCCTGCAAGCCCCGCTCCAAGGAGCAGATCCGCTGGGAATGCGACAAGCCCAGCGCCCTGCACGGCCCCGAGAAGTTCTCAGAGAAGTTCCAGCGCTTCACTCCCTTCACGCTGGGCAAGGAGTTCAGGGAGGGGCACAGCTACTACTACATCT CCAAGCCCATCCACCACCACAGCGAAGCCTGCCTGAAGCTGAAGGTGACGGTGACAGGCAAAGGCA CTCTGGCACCGCCTGCCCCGGCCTCGACACAGAAGGGGAGGATCCAGGCAG ACGATGCAGCTGCACACGTGCTGAGGAGCGTGGGGCAGAACTCGGCCATGCGCAGCAGCAGCCGCCCCTTCACCTTCGtcagcctcctcctgcccctcttggtgctgcaggggctctga
- the EFNA3 gene encoding ephrin-A3 isoform X2, with translation MAILPHGLRREGYTVQVNVNDYLDIYCPHYNASVPEHKLEQYVLYMVNAEGYRTCNTSQGFKRWECNRPHAPHSPIKFSEKFQRYSAFSLGYEFRAGQEYYYISTPTHNHRRACLKMKVFVCCASTSHSGEKLAPTLPQFTLRPEVKIEDLENFNPEMPKLEKSISGTSPKREHLPLAVAAALFLMTLLAS, from the exons ATGGCGATTCTGCCCCACGG CCTGCGGCGGGAGGGCTACACGGTGCAGGTGAATGTCAACGACTACCTGGACATCTACTGCCCGCACTACAACGCCTCGGTGCCCGAGCACAAGCTGGAGCAGTACGTGCTGTACATGGTGAACGCAGAGGGGTACCGCACCTGCAACACCAGCCAGGGCTTCAAGCGCTGGGAGTGCAACCGGCCCCACGCGCCCCACAGCCCCATCAAGTTCTCGGAGAAGTTCCAGCGCTACAGCGCCTTCTCACTGGGCTACGAGTTCCGCGCGGGGCAGGAGTACTACTACATAT CCACGCCAACACACAACCACCGCCGGGCCTGCCTGAAGATGAAGGTGTTTGTCTGCTGCGCCTCCA CGTCGCACTCCGGGGAGAAGCTGGCGCCCACCCTGCCCCAGTTCACCCTGCGGCCCGAGGTGAAGATCGAGGACCTGG AAAACTTCAACCCGGAGATGCCCAAGCTGGAGAAGAGCATCAGCGGCACCAGCCCCAAGCGGGAACACTTGCCCCTGGCCGTGGCCGCCGCGCTCTTCCTCATGACGCTGTTGGCCTCGTAG